The segment AAAAAAATGGATTATCCTATATTCAAAAGAGAAAGAGCTACCCGTTAACGAATTCACCCTTTAATTGGCAAATACTTGAAGTAAAAAGACGAAATATAACACCATTACATAAGTAAATCTCAAATTTATATTTTGTGTTAAAGTTTGACTTATCTCAAACATCACTAATAAATTATCAGTAAGCTCCCTGAAAATAAGAAAACTAAATTATAACCCTCGGGAATGAATCTGGTGGGTATTGAAACGCAGGGTAATCCCAATCATGAGTTTCAGTACAACGGAAAAGAAAAGCAGGAAGAGTTTGGCTTGAACTGGAGCGATTATGGAGCCAGAATGTATGATGCGCAACTAGGCAGGTGGCATGTACCAGATCCGATGACTGAAACACAGGAATCCTGGTCAACTTATCATTATGTGTATGATAATCCAGTATTACGAACCGATCCCGATGGACGTTGTCCTGATGGAGATTGTCCTGAATTAAGTGTTGCAGGATTCATTGAGAGTACCGTAAAAGATCTAGCAGTTACAGCTTTAGTAGGGATAGGTGATGCAATTGGAACTATTGCAAATATATCAGAAGGAAATTTTTCTAAAGGTTCTGTACGAGCATATAGAGATGATACTGGGACAATTCGCTTCCAGAACAGGCAAGAAAATAGTATAGGGCAAAGTTTGGCCAATATGGGCTCTGATTTGCTTGACGTTGGCAATACTGCAGCTCTTTTGACTTCTGGAGGTACGAGTGGTTCTGTAACCAGCGGAGGTTTGATGCTGGCAAAGACAGGAGCTAAGTCAACAATAGCCAATGGGATTGTACAATCAACAAAAAAAGCTCTACACAAAAATGCTAAAGATGCTGAAGGTAACTTTGTAATCTTTAGAGTAGATGAATTTGAAGGAGGACCACCATTAAAGATTGGAAAAGCAAAAGCAGAAGATATTATGGTAACTTCTAATACAAATAGAAGAATGCATACTAGTGTAAGAAAGGCAAAGAAAGAAGGATATAAAGATGCAGTAGGTTCAATAATTGAGGATCTTGGCTGGACTACTTCTGGAAAAGCAGTAGAAAGAGAAGCAAAGCTCGTAAAAGAAGGAAGAAAAAATGGAAACCCACTACCATTAAATAAAGAGAAAGATAAACGATATCATCCTGATTAATATGAAAATTAAACTTACAAACACTACAACAATTATTAATCTATCTCACAATTTAGATACAATCAAGGTTAGAGAACATTTTAAACAATATCTGGAAAATATCTCTCAAATGATTAAGGATGAAAAACTAATGGATTGGGAATTAGAGATATGGTGTAATTACACAAAAAGTGATAATATAAAAGTTTTTAAAAGCACGAAGCCTTATATTCAAGATAAGCGAAAGGAAATCTTTATACATATACCTATTCCACCAAAAGAAGTAATAGAATGGGGAATCGAGCAATCACAATTCACAACAGTAGTTCATCCTGAGGGAATCGAAAAGTATTATACTGGAGTAGATGTAGATTTTTATGAATCAAAGTCACTTCTTGAACATGCTGTAAGTTGTATAGAGAAAGGAATTCTTTTTGCATTCTCTGATGGAATAACCATTGCTGGTACAAAAGTAAAGATAAAAAATATAAACAGCCCAACGTAACATGTATTCTATATAACTAATTATAGGCCCTTGCCATCATAGGCAGGGGCTTTGTCTAATAGAAGAAGATTTTATCTAAAGCAATATCAGCTATAGGTAACTGGGAGCAGTTAGAGCTGGTCTATCAACCTAAAGAAGAGCAGACAGTCGAAGTAAGCGTTGTCAATTCTTCTGCCAGAGTAGCGACTTATTTTGATGATCTGCAAGTGAATCAAGAGCCGCCTTTGATAGTACAGGAGAATCATTATGATCCATGGGGATTGAATTTGGCTGGTATCGAGACGCAGGGAAATCCAAATGATAAGTTTCAGTACAATGGGAAGGAAAAGCAGGAAGAGTTTGGACTGGATTGGATAGATTATGGGGCAAGGATGTATAACCCACAGCTGGGTAGATGGAGTGCGATTGATCCGATGGCAGAACGGGGACGCAGATGGTCGCCCTATAACTACGTGTTTAATAATCCAATCATGTTTATTGATCCAGATGGAATGTGGGTGCGTAGTACTGATTCGTGGAATAGCATGAATGATGCCTTTGATCAAGAGAAAAAAGAACAGGAGGAGCGGAAAAGACAACAAAATGATCCCAAAAATACTTACTGATTTAGTATTAAAAATAATCAGCAAGCTTTTTTAGAAAAAGAAGAAGTAAATAGATTTGTACCTGATGATAATCAAAGGAACATTCCTTTCTATGTTAATGGTCGAAAGTATACCGCTCATAGTCTTAGAACATTAAGAGGAAGAGATGATGGAGACGATCGAATAGGTGCTTTCACTGGAATTCAGACATTATCTCTTGATGATTTAGCATATATTCTTGGCCATGCTGTATATAGATTAGCAGATGGAGGAGGTTCTGCAGAAATAGAGACTTTCAATGAATCAGTTGGGAGACCATTAGATTATAAAAATACTCTTTATAGGTTATTTGAGAACTTTAATAGAGGAGATCTAATTGAAATTAATGGTACTACCTATAACCCGAATGCAGTGGGTAATTATCTATGGGGAATGGTTCTAAGATACTGGGGAGTGCTTTTTGGTCCACAAAATCTTGCAGAAGCCGGCTCGTTAATACACGGTAGGGATGATGAACCATAGGAACAAAGTGCAATAATCAAGGGAAAGCAAAAAGCATACTCTAAAGAAGTGAATAGTCAAAGTTTTTTAGCAGTAGTGACTATAGTTCAGCATAGTATAGTTAAATTAATAGATTTCAATCAAAATGAACATTACTCTGCATTTTAAAACTTTAACGCTTAAAAAAGGCACGCTTAAAAAAATATCATTACATCCATTATGAAACTGGAAACTAATCAGATAAAGACTTTATGTTTTATTATACTTATAAGCATTGTATTTTCTGCTTGCACTAAATCAGAGAACGATTATAAAAATGATTTTCTCAGAAATGAGAAAAAAATAGATGAATTATATGTATATCTAAAATCCAATTATATGGACAAATATCGGAATAATAGAAACAGGATTTATTTTGATAATTGTAATAAAAAGGATAGAAAATCTCCAAAAGGAATGTGTGATGATTTTGTTACAGAAAAAATGGAAGAGCTTGGGCTTAGACAAATTAGCCTTGAAAAAAACTTCTGTAACCAAACGAATGAATTTGATGAAGTATATTTAACTCTTGATAAATCAAGCTATTATCCCATAATATCATATGCTTTCAATATGTGTAAAGAAAAAATAGTATTTGAAGATAAAACAATAAAGTTGCAATACTTAAAACCACATTGGTCATTACTGATTGATAGTAGTTTTCCTTGATATTAGAAATGATTAATTAATTCACCTCTAATATCATGCCGTATGGGTAATCTAGGTAGTAACCAATGTGGTAAGGACTTATGAGCAGGCCAGCTAGAATTATGATAAATTTTCTATTCTCAATCCTGTTGGCTTTTCCTTTGTATTCTCAAGTGGAAAGCCAATTATTTTATAAAGACATTGATTATTTTACTCTCAGAGGAACAATACCGTTACTGGAAAGTGAGAAAAATCAGTATCCCTACTATCAGATAAAGAATGTTGGATCAGATCAACGCATATTAACTCTTTGCTATACAAAGGATAAGAAAACTGTTTGTACTTACAAAAGAGTAAAGGATTATTGGGTAAGGGTCACGAAGCTGGATGAGGAAGACGAAATGTATTCGTATGAATATATCTTTCCAAACAGAACTTTGACCTTGGTATATGAAGGTAATCCTAATAGCAAAGATTTTCAACTTTTGAGTGTAAAGATCTTTACACTCAAAAAAGTTACAGAGGCAAATTATTCAAAGTTTAATTTAAAACTTAGTCCTTCTCCTACAGTAGAAGGCATCCTCAAAGGATATAAACCTACCAATACTTACCAAACTTATATTACATTAGCAAATGGAGAAGTTAAAACAGTAAGTGAGCTTAAAGAAGGTAACGTTATTGTTAAAACAAAGAAAAAATGCTATACTATTAAAAAGGGGAATTATATTCATAATATCTTTTGGTGGAATTTCTTTCAAGGTGAGGAGCACAATTGTCAGCAATAGATAATATGATTTTAGTTAATATGATCATCTCAAACTTCGGTAAAAGAGGAGAACTTGAATAGATCAAATCGATTGATGATTTGAAATGACAGCATTGATACAATATAAATCCAATACTTCACCTCTATATTAAAACCTTAAATTATTTTCTAACTAAACCCTTACTTGTTAAAGTAAGGGTTTGGTTTTATATACCTACAGTTAAATAGTTGTGCAAGTGATGGTCAGGTGTATTTTGATAACTTTGAGAGCAAGTACGAAGAGATCTGATTGTTCAGGAGAATCATGAAGTTTATCCGGCTTTTTCAGCGGGAATCCGTGGGGATTGAATCTGGCTGGCATTGAAACACAAGGGAATCCCAATCATAAGTTTCAGTTTTTAGGTCAGGAAAAACAAGATGAATTCAATCTAAATTGGGTTGAGACCTTCTTCAGGAGTTATGATCCTCAACTTGGAAGGTTTCATCAAATAGATCTTTTAAGTAACTTCTTTACGATGCTTAGTCCATACGTCTATTCTTATAATAATCCCATAACTTATTCTGATCCAACAGGTTTAGCAGGAGAAGAAGCTGAAGATAATGGCAAATCAAAAAGAGCAGAAAGAAGAAGAGAAAGAAAGTGGAAACGAGAACAAAGGAGAGCTAAGCGTGATGCAGGAAAAGGGAAAGATAATCAGACCTATATTACTGCAACAGGAAATAGCAAAGACTTCCCATTTAGGAAAAAGATAAAAGAAGTAAAGAAGATAAAGACAAAACTTCCAGAGACTAAACAGATAATTCTAGCGGTTAATATTATTTCACTTCCTACTTCTAATGATGGAGAAGGTGATGATGATGATAATACTCCAAATGAACCTTCAAAGGTTATATATAAAGATGCAGAGATTGAGCCTGGAACAAAATACTCATTTGATGAAAGAATCAATTTCAAACCTAATACTGGCCAATTTGCTGATCCGGATGAGGTAGTTTCAAAAAAATTAGATGATTTAGTAAATCTATTAATAAATCACCCTAATGTTAAGGTGCTTATTGCAGGAAATGGGATAGCACTCTCTGACGGAAACCAGGATCCAAATCCTGATCTGTATGGTCATGGCAAGATAGCAATGGAGCGATCGGCTACACTAAATGGAAATCCTTCAACTGCGAAGCAAGTATTAACAGCAAGAGCAAGGGCTGTGTATAACTTTCTTATAAAACAAAAAGGAATTAGCAAGACACAATTAATTTATGGTCCAGGAAATGTCTTACGAGGTACTAAACCTACTGTTAGTTTTGAGATACGAAATCCGAAATAACTTCAGAAGTATGAGAAAAGTGTATTTAACTATTATCTTTTATATCCTTTGTACTAATTTGTTTGCACAGATGCAAAAGGAAGCAGAAGTAGACTCTATTTTATGGAATCCTACTGAAAAGCTCCGATGGGTTGACTTTAAGGAACCACCTAACCCTCAGGCTCTATTTGAAAAAGCAGCTTGTGCTTCCAGTATTTATGTGAAAGGAGGAAAAAGATCAGTTGGCTTTCCTGATTTTATAGTAGGATGTTATTTTCTTAAGAAACAGTCCTGGACTTTAGATACAGTTTCAGAAAGCTTATTAAGACATGAACAAGGACATTTTGACATCGCAGAGTTGTATGCCCGAAAGATAAGGCAAACAATTGATTCTTTACATAAGAAATCTACAGAGGACTTTAATATTTATGCAAATAATATTCAAGTATTATTAGAGAAATATTCAAAAGATGAGATTGCTTATGATAGAGAAACCAGTCATGGAACTGACATGGTGGAACAAAAAAGATGGATACAGAAAATATCCTTTGAACTAAAACGGTTACATAATTTTGCCAAGAGTATTTGAATGGGTGGCAAGCCTTGAATTGAATATAATACATATTTAAAGTTGACAGTTTTCAGAATGTATGTAAGCTAAACAGGTTTGAACATTTATGTCCAAACCTGTTTCTGTAGATAGCTTTCTCGAATAATATTTAATCTACCAGAATAAATCACCTAAGCTACATCAATACCTCTAGAGATCGCCTATGTTCAACTTTCTATTGTACAAGAAAAACTGAGGTGGGCCTAAAAATGGGGGTATAAAACGATTAATTTACTTAAAATCGCAAATGATAGTTATCCTTTAAAAATGCCTGATTTTAGTTATCTTTACATAGGTTACTCGATCAGTTACTCGCTTTTGGAATGTATCTGTAAATCAGGTCTTTATATAGTAAAATGAAGTCCACTTGGGACCCATGTTATTTCTGGTTCTATTTGCTCAATTCTACTTTCCAGTTATGTTTCTGATCGCGTAGATACTATTTATTAGTAATAAAACTAGTATGCGCTAGCTGATTTTCTTATGAAATCATACCTTAACAGTCTTGGCTGGAATCAATGTCTATAAAAAACAAAAGCCTCTGTAAAAGAGACTTCTGTTTTCTGGAATAGTATAGATTTTCTCAGATATGTTAAACCAGTTGAACGTTAACTGCGTTAAGACCCTTCTTTCCCTTCTCTACTTCAAAAGTAACCTTATCGTTCTCTTTGATCTCATCAATCAAACCTGAAACATGAACAAAGATATCTTCATTCGAACTATCTGATTTAATGAAGCCGAATCCTTTCGTTTCATTAAAGAATTTTACTGTACCTTGTGGCATTAAATTAGTTGTTTAGATGTGTCATAAAGATATATGTATTCATTGAAAAGACAAAATCTAATGTAATATATATCATAATCAGGTGTATAAATTGAACTATCTCCTGTTGCAGTACCTGCTTTTTGCAAATAAGTGAGTTAATGATTAATACATCTTCAGCCTTCAGGAATATCCCCAACCCCTTTGTCCTGATCTGAGTCAAGCTCCCAGTATTCCCAATCATGACTCTAGATCTGTTTGGATAAACATAGTGACAAACACGCTTAGAAGGGATAAAAGTATGAGTTTGACCTTATAAAGGATAAAGGTCGAAGTTATTGTTTTATTCTTTATAAGAGTAAAATAAATGTACTAATGAATAGAGTGCTTAACTATAGCCTGTTAGAATCTTCTTACAAACAAGGTGAAGGAAGGCATACAGGTAGTTATTGTCTTGCTGCTTTATAATAATGAAGGAGTATGATATAATAAAGTAGAGGCATGGGGGTTGAACCTGGGCTAGCTAACTTAAAAAAGAATCAAAGGAGTATATTTTAAAAAAGTCATACCTTTTTCTGTATACTAATGTGCTGATATGTACTTGAAACTGTTGTTGGTGACTTATAGTTTTTTAGCCTTTCGCATCATACTTAAAAAAGCGGCAGTGATACCCAGGTAGCTGGCAATATGTTTTTGGGCAATGCGTTGCTCCAGACCAGGATAATGAGCACGAAATTCCAGGTATCGTTCTTCCGCTGTTCTGGATAGATTAGACGTAATGCGTTGCTGATATAAATCAAATCCGTTTTGTGTAAGAATGCGAAAAAAGCGTTCGAATTTTGGAACTGTTTCAAACAGCTGTTCCAGGCAGGGCAGTGATAAGCAATATACATGACTATCTTCCAATACCTGGATTGAGTTGAGTGCAGGCTTTTCTTTAAAAAAGCTGACAATATCACAGGCCCACCAATTTTCAGGATAGAAACAAATGGTATGTTCCTCTCCCTCTTTGTCTGTGTAAAATATGCGCAGACAGCCTTGTTTAACAAAATAAATGTTACGGTTGATCTCGCCTGACCGCAGCAGAAAGGTGCGTTTGGCTACCTTTTTCTGCTGCATCAGGGCAAGCGTTTTTTCCTCTTCCTGTTCAGAAAGCTCAATATGCATAGCAAAGTTGGCCAGGATTAGTTCGTGCATGGCGCAAATTAGGTATTAGCAGGTAATTTCAGGTATTACAAAGCAGTTTTCTGCGTCATAAACAGTTTTAAATCTGTCAGTGCGGCCTCCCGTTGTGGCCCTGCTATTGTGTGGTAGGCTTCACTTTCAGCAATTGTTTTAAATGCTTTGGCGGTTGGGTACTCTACCAGGAGAATCGCATCCCAATCGTCATGTTCTGAAGCAATGATGTTACTAATAACTTCGCTCATCAGTGTTACTTTAATACCTTCAATACCAAGTTGAGAGACCACTTCATTGAAAGCCGGAATATATGTTTCAATGTAATGGGCTTTGTCTCTAAATTTTAACATGTTCAGCATAAGCACAGGGCCGTTTACCTGTTCAAAATCGGGTAGTTTCATCGTGTTTAAGATTAAGGATTATAGAAATAAGGGGCAAAACAAAAGAACTGGTTGTCCGAAAGTTTCGGATTATTCCATCAGAATTAGTACACTTGTTTGATAGAATACACTTTGCTAGAATATTCTTGGGTATGTGGTATCAGCTTCCATGTTTTCCCTGTAACAAAGGTCGAAAGCAATTGGCTGAAAAAAGTTTAACTAGTTGAAGATTTTAAAAAAGAAAGCTCTCTACTGTTTGTGCATAGTGTCTGTGTGGACTGACTCAGAACCAGATTACCTGAAAAGGTTCTGGTTGTAGAAATTCTGGTTGAAGAAGTTAGAAAGACAGATCAGTTCCTGTACCGATAAAAATGGAGCTTGCAAAAATGGAGCTTGCAAAAATGGAGCTTGCAATCGGCTTTGGTTGCGTCTTTAGAAAGAAGCAGCGAATACCAACAGGCTTTGTTAGCAAATACCTGTTGGTATTCGTAATATTTTGGTATCGTTTAAACAAAGCCCGCACCTGATAAATAACTGAATTTTGCACTGTAACTATTTTAGATGGTTGATTAATAGGGTAAAATAAAAAGTACAAGCAGAACTTGTATCTGAATTTATCAAAGTTAACTTTGCAAAAAACACTTTGGTAAAATGACAAAGACAGACAAGCATCTTGCGCATGATTTGCGTGAGTTAATAGTAGTTTTGTACAGGCAGATGCAGAAACATATCAGTAATGAAGAACAACTTTCTGTTGCTGCCCAGAATATCATGTATCAACTCACACAGCAGGAGGAACTCTTACCTTCTGAGTTATGTACCCTGCTCAACATCTCCTCACAATATATATCTCAGGTTTTTAACCAGCTTGAGAGCCTGGACTATATAGCCCGGAAACCTTCTGCTAGTGACGGCAGAAAAACATTGGTCTCTCTTACTATGAAAGGTAAGCTGAAAGTACAACAATCCCGAAAGGAACGAGAGGAATGGTTAGCCGGTTTAATCGCAGAACGTTTTTCCAGTACAGACAAAGAAGTTGTAAAAAATGCACTAAGTCTACTAAATACATTGGTTGAGCCTTCTCCCTCTTCTATCAATAGCTAATAGAAAGCAGTACACTACTATCGATGAAATCAACTCTTACACCCTTTCGGATTCAGATTCCGGATTCAGAAATTCAGGATCTGCATCAGCGGCTCACCCATACCCGTCTGCCCAATCTGGTCAATGGGACCGGCTGGCAGGAGGGAACAGATCCTGCCTATCTTCGGGAATTGCTCCATTACTGGGCTAAAGAGTATAACTGGCGACAACGGGAAGAATGGATGAACACGTTTGCTCATTTCCTTGCAGATATAGAGGGTGTCAAAATTCACTTTATCCATGCAGAAGCAAACCGCCCTAATGCGATCCCTCTTCTGTTGATGCAGGGGTGGCCGAGCAGTTTTATACAGGTGCTGGATTTTATTCCTTTATTAACCAATCAGGCTGGTGATGCTGCAATCCATTTTGATGTGATTGCTGTTAGTATGCCAGGGTATGCTTTTTCAGAATTACCGACAGAACACGGGATGAGCTTTGCCAGGATTGCAGATCTTGTGGTTTACTTAATGGTCGAGATATTGGGATATAAACGTTTTGCTGTTCGAGGCTCTGATCAGGGGGCATTAGTACAGCAGCAGATAGGTTTGAAATACCCCGAACGCCTGATAGGGATACATCGTAGTGGTATTACACCTTTTCTGAACCCGTTGCCTGTTGATCTGGATGAAGAAGAAAAAGCTTATCAGAAACAAGTGGAAGTCTGGGCACAACGGGAAACGGCATATGCCCGTTTGCAGGCTCTTCGTCCCGAGACACTACTGCCTGCACTGGCTGATTCCCCTGCAGGTCTGGCCAGCTGGATTATTGAAAAGTTCCAGCGATGGGGGGACTGTGGATC is part of the Xanthocytophaga agilis genome and harbors:
- a CDS encoding RHS repeat-associated core domain-containing protein, with the protein product MNLVGIETQGNPNHEFQYNGKEKQEEFGLNWSDYGARMYDAQLGRWHVPDPMTETQESWSTYHYVYDNPVLRTDPDGRCPDGDCPELSVAGFIESTVKDLAVTALVGIGDAIGTIANISEGNFSKGSVRAYRDDTGTIRFQNRQENSIGQSLANMGSDLLDVGNTAALLTSGGTSGSVTSGGLMLAKTGAKSTIANGIVQSTKKALHKNAKDAEGNFVIFRVDEFEGGPPLKIGKAKAEDIMVTSNTNRRMHTSVRKAKKEGYKDAVGSIIEDLGWTTSGKAVEREAKLVKEGRKNGNPLPLNKEKDKRYHPD
- the imm9 gene encoding Imm9 family immunity protein, translated to MKIKLTNTTTIINLSHNLDTIKVREHFKQYLENISQMIKDEKLMDWELEIWCNYTKSDNIKVFKSTKPYIQDKRKEIFIHIPIPPKEVIEWGIEQSQFTTVVHPEGIEKYYTGVDVDFYESKSLLEHAVSCIEKGILFAFSDGITIAGTKVKIKNINSPT
- a CDS encoding RHS repeat-associated core domain-containing protein codes for the protein MIVQENHYDPWGLNLAGIETQGNPNDKFQYNGKEKQEEFGLDWIDYGARMYNPQLGRWSAIDPMAERGRRWSPYNYVFNNPIMFIDPDGMWVRSTDSWNSMNDAFDQEKKEQEERKRQQNDPKNTY
- a CDS encoding RHS repeat-associated core domain-containing protein, with the translated sequence MNLAGIETQGNPNHKFQFLGQEKQDEFNLNWVETFFRSYDPQLGRFHQIDLLSNFFTMLSPYVYSYNNPITYSDPTGLAGEEAEDNGKSKRAERRRERKWKREQRRAKRDAGKGKDNQTYITATGNSKDFPFRKKIKEVKKIKTKLPETKQIILAVNIISLPTSNDGEGDDDDNTPNEPSKVIYKDAEIEPGTKYSFDERINFKPNTGQFADPDEVVSKKLDDLVNLLINHPNVKVLIAGNGIALSDGNQDPNPDLYGHGKIAMERSATLNGNPSTAKQVLTARARAVYNFLIKQKGISKTQLIYGPGNVLRGTKPTVSFEIRNPK
- a CDS encoding DUF922 domain-containing protein, which codes for MRKVYLTIIFYILCTNLFAQMQKEAEVDSILWNPTEKLRWVDFKEPPNPQALFEKAACASSIYVKGGKRSVGFPDFIVGCYFLKKQSWTLDTVSESLLRHEQGHFDIAELYARKIRQTIDSLHKKSTEDFNIYANNIQVLLEKYSKDEIAYDRETSHGTDMVEQKRWIQKISFELKRLHNFAKSI
- a CDS encoding cold shock domain-containing protein — encoded protein: MPQGTVKFFNETKGFGFIKSDSSNEDIFVHVSGLIDEIKENDKVTFEVEKGKKGLNAVNVQLV
- a CDS encoding Crp/Fnr family transcriptional regulator — its product is MHELILANFAMHIELSEQEEEKTLALMQQKKVAKRTFLLRSGEINRNIYFVKQGCLRIFYTDKEGEEHTICFYPENWWACDIVSFFKEKPALNSIQVLEDSHVYCLSLPCLEQLFETVPKFERFFRILTQNGFDLYQQRITSNLSRTAEERYLEFRAHYPGLEQRIAQKHIASYLGITAAFLSMMRKAKKL
- a CDS encoding MarR family winged helix-turn-helix transcriptional regulator, whose protein sequence is MTKTDKHLAHDLRELIVVLYRQMQKHISNEEQLSVAAQNIMYQLTQQEELLPSELCTLLNISSQYISQVFNQLESLDYIARKPSASDGRKTLVSLTMKGKLKVQQSRKEREEWLAGLIAERFSSTDKEVVKNALSLLNTLVEPSPSSINS
- a CDS encoding epoxide hydrolase encodes the protein MKSTLTPFRIQIPDSEIQDLHQRLTHTRLPNLVNGTGWQEGTDPAYLRELLHYWAKEYNWRQREEWMNTFAHFLADIEGVKIHFIHAEANRPNAIPLLLMQGWPSSFIQVLDFIPLLTNQAGDAAIHFDVIAVSMPGYAFSELPTEHGMSFARIADLVVYLMVEILGYKRFAVRGSDQGALVQQQIGLKYPERLIGIHRSGITPFLNPLPVDLDEEEKAYQKQVEVWAQRETAYARLQALRPETLLPALADSPAGLASWIIEKFQRWGDCGSDPNTHFGREKLVDNLSLHWFALGGAGAIRLYHEAGRDPGMSGRVEVPTAIAMPLRDGITVPAPRRWAERFYNVQQWTIMESGGHFPEWEVPEELVRDIRKFFVSLST